A single Chryseobacterium sp. DNA region contains:
- a CDS encoding bacteriocin yields MKNLKKLSQNKLKTISGGISYPFPGECFYVCSDGITYRELCRVEFICPDGENPIIY; encoded by the coding sequence ATGAAAAATTTAAAGAAACTGAGTCAAAACAAATTGAAAACGATTTCCGGAGGAATAAGCTATCCTTTTCCCGGAGAGTGCTTTTACGTATGCAGTGATGGAATTACCTATCGTGAATTGTGCAGGGTGGAATTCATCTGTCCTGACGGCGAGAATCCCATTATTTATTAA
- a CDS encoding AI-2E family transporter — protein MNKDRQISSVAIKQVSLLAIILVLTGLICFNLALFVPSVLGAITIYVVCRKYNFYLQEEKKWKPSLAAFALMFASLIILILPIYFIGDLIIDKLGNAQAYMVKFNVFLDKIHDFIYSKTGFDILSKENMTKLKDSVGKISTSALSGTFNTLTVVMSMYFILYFMLEKPRLFEKILTSSAPLKRANISLIGDKMRKLIMANAIGIPVVAIGQGIVALIGYLIFGAPGPALLFALTAAASVIPVVGTAIVYVPVCIFMIAEGNTGQGIGLAIYCLVVVGLTDNLLRFTLLKKLENIHPLNTVFGIIMGMNLFGFMGLIFGPILISLTLLLIQVYRNEFSDEETPPDLKLPDQGDLREKLI, from the coding sequence ATGAATAAAGACAGACAGATAAGCAGTGTGGCTATAAAGCAGGTGTCCTTACTGGCTATTATTTTAGTGCTGACAGGATTGATCTGTTTTAATCTTGCGCTATTTGTACCTTCGGTTTTAGGGGCGATTACGATCTATGTTGTTTGCCGGAAATATAATTTTTATTTGCAGGAAGAAAAAAAATGGAAGCCTTCCCTTGCTGCGTTTGCTTTGATGTTTGCGAGTCTTATTATTCTGATTTTACCGATCTATTTTATCGGCGATCTGATCATTGACAAATTAGGAAATGCACAGGCGTATATGGTGAAGTTCAATGTGTTTTTGGATAAGATACATGATTTCATTTATTCCAAAACAGGATTTGATATCCTGAGCAAGGAAAATATGACTAAACTGAAAGATTCAGTGGGTAAAATTTCTACTTCAGCCCTGAGCGGGACATTTAATACACTGACAGTAGTCATGTCTATGTATTTTATTCTGTATTTCATGCTGGAAAAGCCAAGACTGTTTGAAAAGATTCTTACTTCTTCCGCACCGTTAAAAAGAGCCAATATCTCTTTGATAGGCGATAAAATGAGAAAGCTTATCATGGCTAATGCCATAGGGATTCCTGTCGTAGCAATAGGACAGGGTATAGTAGCCCTTATCGGGTATCTCATTTTTGGAGCACCGGGTCCTGCGCTTCTTTTTGCCCTTACGGCTGCAGCTTCTGTGATCCCCGTTGTAGGAACAGCTATTGTGTATGTTCCGGTATGTATCTTTATGATTGCAGAAGGAAATACCGGGCAGGGGATTGGACTGGCTATTTACTGCCTGGTGGTGGTAGGGCTTACAGATAACCTGCTTCGTTTTACTCTTTTGAAAAAACTTGAAAATATTCATCCGCTGAATACCGTTTTTGGAATTATTATGGGGATGAACCTGTTTGGATTTATGGGGCTTATTTTTGGGCCTATACTGATTTCGCTTACTCTTCTTTTGATTCAGGTATACAGAAATGAATTTTCAGATGAAGAGACACCGCCTGACCTTAAGTTACCAGACCAGGGAGATCTGAGAGAAAAATTAATTTAA
- a CDS encoding MarR family winged helix-turn-helix transcriptional regulator, whose product MNLPLDISQLQEALPRKVSNLQSAIRNRILTDFAKEGIPITLEMYLVLRCLWEKDGRNQQEISDTLYRDKASLTSLIDNLEKRDLVVRVQNQNDKRNKNIFLTTEGIAIKERIIPVISGLLSDIENTVAENDLTTTIRVLDALFKKIK is encoded by the coding sequence ATGAATTTACCATTAGATATTTCTCAGCTTCAGGAAGCTTTGCCAAGAAAGGTCTCCAACTTGCAGTCGGCTATACGAAACAGGATTTTAACTGATTTTGCGAAGGAAGGTATTCCTATTACTTTGGAAATGTATCTGGTGCTGAGATGCCTTTGGGAAAAAGATGGAAGAAACCAGCAGGAGATCTCTGATACCCTTTACCGTGACAAAGCAAGCCTTACGAGCCTTATTGATAACCTTGAAAAAAGAGATCTTGTGGTGAGGGTCCAGAATCAGAATGATAAGAGAAACAAAAACATTTTTCTTACCACTGAGGGAATTGCAATAAAAGAGCGGATTATTCCGGTTATTTCAGGGCTCCTTTCCGATATTGAAAATACGGTGGCAGAGAATGACCTTACTACAACCATCAGAGTTTTAGATGCATTATTCAAAAAAATAAAATAA
- the menD gene encoding 2-succinyl-5-enolpyruvyl-6-hydroxy-3-cyclohexene-1-carboxylic-acid synthase, with the protein MKKYSSKRSIQILAHLLQQYGIADVVISPGSRNAPLAIHFSEMDSFNCFSIVDERSAAFVAMGMAKSEKKPVAITCTSGSAVVNYYPAITEAFYQNVPLLVLTADRPTDFIDIFDGQTIRQKDVFHQHSYGDFQLLEDSKENAEDINFDTIKKAIELCFEKQGPVHINIPLEEPLYELVSELPAFPTVEKTIRHKEYEIPSNLIADWHTSQRIMLLVGTRDYSPELENQLTQLVKNHSVVVLSEANSNLYHEKFFRHIDRLIFNFTAEDYKTYAPDLLITVGQNVVSKKVKQFLRSARPKQHWHLDEVWQPDTYFSLTEKIEVKPEVFFSKLLKFINLEPRPYFNLWDVLKDKKDAKHEQYLNTVEFSDFYFFNKASQAIPENYNIHFSNSSAIRYAQLFDFGKRKMYCNRGTSGIDGSTSTAMGFAIKNANPTLLITGDLGFFYDINGLWNQYIPPFVRIMIFNNGEGNIFKIIPGPGNANPNTLDEFIATKHRKNAEYLAKHFGFSYIKVEDEMTLDRVLENFFKPGAQPKILEVNTYGKNSADVLKNYFNFLK; encoded by the coding sequence ATGAAAAAATATTCTTCTAAGAGAAGTATTCAAATACTTGCCCACCTTCTTCAGCAATACGGAATTGCAGATGTTGTCATCTCTCCGGGATCAAGGAATGCTCCTTTGGCGATTCACTTTTCAGAAATGGACAGTTTTAACTGTTTCAGCATTGTAGATGAAAGAAGTGCCGCTTTCGTTGCAATGGGAATGGCTAAAAGTGAGAAAAAACCTGTAGCAATCACATGCACCAGTGGATCCGCAGTTGTCAATTATTATCCTGCCATCACGGAGGCTTTTTATCAGAATGTTCCGCTTCTGGTGCTGACGGCAGATAGACCTACCGATTTTATTGATATTTTCGATGGGCAGACGATCAGGCAGAAGGATGTTTTTCATCAGCATTCATATGGTGATTTCCAGCTTTTGGAAGACAGCAAAGAAAATGCGGAAGATATAAATTTTGATACCATCAAAAAAGCAATTGAGCTTTGCTTTGAGAAACAGGGGCCTGTCCATATCAATATTCCTTTAGAAGAACCTTTGTATGAACTGGTTTCAGAATTACCGGCATTTCCAACGGTTGAAAAAACGATCAGGCATAAAGAATATGAAATTCCCTCCAATCTGATTGCTGACTGGCATACCTCTCAAAGAATTATGCTGTTGGTGGGAACAAGAGATTACAGTCCCGAACTTGAAAATCAACTGACCCAATTGGTAAAAAACCATTCGGTTGTTGTTTTGAGCGAAGCGAACTCAAACCTTTACCACGAGAAATTCTTCAGACATATCGACCGTTTGATTTTTAATTTTACAGCAGAAGATTATAAAACGTATGCGCCCGATCTGTTAATTACAGTGGGGCAGAATGTTGTTTCCAAAAAAGTAAAGCAGTTCCTTAGAAGTGCACGTCCGAAACAGCATTGGCACCTGGATGAAGTCTGGCAGCCGGACACTTATTTCTCACTGACAGAAAAAATTGAGGTTAAACCTGAAGTTTTCTTCTCTAAATTGTTGAAATTCATCAACCTTGAGCCAAGGCCTTATTTCAATCTCTGGGATGTATTGAAAGACAAGAAAGATGCTAAGCATGAACAATATTTAAATACAGTAGAGTTCTCGGATTTTTATTTCTTCAACAAAGCTTCACAGGCAATTCCTGAAAATTATAATATTCATTTCAGTAATTCCTCAGCTATCAGATATGCACAGCTATTTGACTTTGGGAAAAGAAAAATGTACTGTAACAGAGGGACCAGCGGTATTGACGGTTCTACGTCTACCGCCATGGGGTTTGCCATTAAAAATGCGAATCCTACCTTGCTGATTACCGGAGATCTGGGATTCTTTTATGATATCAATGGCCTTTGGAACCAATATATTCCACCGTTTGTGAGAATCATGATTTTTAATAACGGGGAAGGAAATATCTTTAAAATCATTCCGGGACCAGGGAATGCCAATCCCAATACCTTAGACGAGTTTATTGCCACAAAACACCGTAAAAATGCAGAATATCTGGCTAAACACTTCGGTTTCTCCTACATCAAGGTAGAAGACGAAATGACATTAGACAGGGTCCTGGAAAATTTCTTCAAACCCGGTGCACAGCCTAAGATCCTGGAAGTGAATACTTACGGAAAAAACAGTGCGGATGTATTGAAGAACTATTTTAATTTTTTGAAATAA
- a CDS encoding DUF3820 family protein, translating into MNPEILREICVVKMPFGKYEGTVLADLPVSYLEWFNRKGMPKGKLGMQLSTIYEIKLNGLTDLLIPIRASVR; encoded by the coding sequence ATCAATCCGGAAATATTAAGAGAAATCTGTGTCGTTAAAATGCCTTTTGGCAAGTATGAAGGGACAGTGCTTGCCGATCTGCCGGTAAGCTATCTTGAATGGTTTAACAGAAAGGGCATGCCTAAAGGAAAATTAGGCATGCAACTTTCTACCATCTATGAAATCAAATTAAATGGCCTGACGGATCTTTTGATTCCTATCAGAGCTTCTGTCCGATAG
- a CDS encoding 2-oxoglutarate and iron-dependent oxygenase domain-containing protein — protein MDKIPSVDLRDFLSDNPERKQKFVNEIGKAYEEIGFVALKGHFLDDQLVDELYGEVKNFFEQPVETKQKYEIPGIGGQRGYVGFGKETAKGFKKGDLKEFWHFGQYLSDDSKYKAEYPDNVIVEELPKFNEVGKEAFQMLEKTGQYVLRALALHLGLNEYYFDDKIAEGNSILRPIHYPPITEEPDDAVRAAAHGDINLITLLMGAQGKGLQVQNHNGDWIDAIAEPDELMINVGDMLSRHTNNKLKSTIHRVVNPPREMWSTSRYSIPFFMHPISAMSLNALENCVDENNPKLYEDTTAGEFLHERLIELGLIKK, from the coding sequence ATGGACAAAATACCTAGTGTAGACCTGCGTGATTTCCTTTCGGACAACCCGGAACGCAAACAGAAATTTGTAAATGAAATCGGAAAAGCTTATGAAGAAATTGGTTTTGTTGCTTTAAAAGGCCACTTTCTTGATGATCAACTCGTAGATGAATTGTATGGAGAGGTAAAAAACTTTTTTGAACAGCCTGTGGAAACGAAACAGAAGTATGAGATTCCCGGAATTGGCGGCCAAAGAGGTTATGTAGGATTTGGTAAAGAAACTGCAAAAGGTTTCAAAAAAGGAGACTTAAAAGAATTTTGGCACTTTGGGCAGTACCTGTCTGATGATTCAAAATACAAAGCGGAGTACCCTGACAATGTAATCGTTGAAGAACTTCCGAAATTCAACGAGGTTGGTAAAGAAGCATTCCAAATGCTTGAAAAGACCGGACAGTATGTATTAAGAGCACTGGCTCTTCACCTTGGATTAAATGAGTACTATTTTGACGATAAGATCGCAGAAGGAAACTCAATTTTAAGACCTATTCATTATCCACCCATTACTGAAGAACCGGATGATGCCGTAAGAGCAGCAGCACACGGAGATATTAACCTTATTACTCTTTTAATGGGAGCTCAGGGTAAAGGTCTTCAGGTTCAAAATCATAACGGGGACTGGATCGATGCGATTGCAGAACCGGATGAATTGATGATCAATGTTGGAGATATGCTTTCAAGACATACCAACAACAAATTGAAGTCTACCATCCACAGAGTGGTAAATCCGCCCAGAGAAATGTGGAGTACTTCAAGATATTCCATTCCTTTCTTTATGCACCCTATCAGCGCCATGTCTTTAAATGCACTGGAAAACTGTGTAGATGAAAACAACCCAAAGCTGTACGAAGATACCACTGCAGGTGAATTCTTACATGAAAGACTGATTGAGCTGGGCTTGATTAAGAAATAA
- a CDS encoding MFS transporter: MKPDPFHQSVPAWIKTPFLFILLISQSVVNGLQGVDINSIASQLGEEKDLLQFASLTNSVGFVAMIAIAGHITKIYQRKNVWLICLALEFIIALLMMAPNNVYEVIFLSFFCGTVKIICLLDAIRLLMQRLNPSGSRGLFYGIYYTISFVTAQGVAFAASWLIVDYEWYYIYYLWLPGIIISLIIVQTALHGNRDESSAMLKDIDWLSYIALIIMGLSLSYICVMGERLDWWYDQAINLSSLIFFFSTLTFVVSNRYHKNPMIDLSAFVRYKQIGWGAVFMVLLYIVYNSSSVISTFLLLNFKGDVKYANISNLYMIPAFMVSVPLTGIWLHKRHKARGALVFGFFLYTLFYLLIKNLVAFDISEEALIIPQFLRGAAYGVTMTSLSYYISSNVELKDNSSRVFFSVFSRYMLAMPITSAFFSHQLAYYKMKFSTDFVQSVPPTDPKVMEFLNSSKAGFMNKGLDLISAQNMALVSLQKKIAAGAMLRGVDEIFMMLCMISVMMMLACLCLKVFNIHYEVWKNSYPLTKLSSS; encoded by the coding sequence ATGAAGCCAGATCCATTTCATCAGTCGGTTCCAGCGTGGATAAAAACCCCTTTCCTGTTTATTCTGTTGATCTCACAATCCGTTGTCAATGGATTGCAGGGGGTTGATATCAATTCCATTGCATCTCAGCTGGGAGAGGAAAAAGACCTCCTTCAGTTTGCATCATTGACAAACTCGGTAGGTTTTGTTGCGATGATAGCCATTGCCGGACATATCACGAAGATCTATCAGAGAAAAAATGTCTGGCTGATTTGTCTTGCCCTGGAATTTATCATCGCTTTGCTGATGATGGCACCGAATAATGTTTATGAAGTGATATTCCTGAGCTTTTTTTGTGGTACTGTAAAGATTATCTGCCTGCTTGACGCGATCAGACTTTTAATGCAGAGACTTAATCCTTCAGGCAGCAGAGGACTTTTTTATGGGATTTACTATACGATTTCCTTTGTAACGGCTCAGGGGGTCGCTTTTGCAGCCTCATGGCTTATTGTAGATTATGAATGGTATTATATTTATTACCTATGGCTTCCCGGAATTATCATCAGCCTTATCATCGTTCAGACCGCTTTACATGGCAACAGAGATGAATCATCCGCTATGCTGAAAGATATTGACTGGCTAAGCTATATTGCCTTGATTATTATGGGGCTTTCCCTGTCCTACATCTGCGTTATGGGAGAAAGACTGGACTGGTGGTATGATCAGGCCATAAATTTAAGCTCATTGATATTCTTTTTCAGCACCCTCACTTTTGTAGTCAGCAATAGATACCATAAAAACCCTATGATTGATCTTTCAGCTTTTGTAAGGTATAAACAGATCGGTTGGGGAGCTGTCTTTATGGTGCTTTTGTATATCGTTTATAATTCGTCATCCGTTATTTCAACTTTTCTGTTGCTCAATTTTAAAGGAGATGTTAAATATGCAAATATCTCTAATCTTTATATGATTCCTGCATTCATGGTTTCAGTACCTCTGACGGGGATATGGCTTCATAAAAGACATAAAGCAAGAGGAGCACTGGTATTCGGTTTTTTTCTGTATACCTTGTTTTATCTGCTGATCAAAAACCTCGTTGCCTTTGATATCTCTGAAGAGGCATTGATCATTCCCCAGTTTCTGAGAGGGGCAGCTTATGGAGTTACTATGACAAGTCTGTCTTACTATATTTCCTCCAATGTAGAACTGAAAGATAACAGTTCCAGAGTTTTTTTCAGCGTATTTTCAAGATATATGCTGGCAATGCCTATAACATCTGCCTTTTTTAGCCATCAACTCGCTTATTATAAAATGAAATTCAGTACAGACTTTGTCCAATCTGTACCGCCCACCGATCCTAAAGTAATGGAGTTTCTGAACAGCAGTAAGGCAGGATTTATGAATAAAGGATTAGACCTGATTTCCGCACAGAACATGGCTTTGGTTTCTCTGCAGAAAAAAATAGCGGCCGGTGCGATGCTTCGTGGCGTGGATGAAATTTTTATGATGCTTTGTATGATAAGCGTAATGATGATGCTGGCCTGCTTATGTCTTAAAGTCTTTAATATTCACTATGAGGTCTGGAAAAATTCTTATCCTCTGACTAAACTTTCATCATCATAA
- a CDS encoding beta-carotene 15,15'-monooxygenase, whose product MSEFNEFDQQGSVPGRETGSIISHAFEMYKGVFGYAVVAMIIYMLGGYVIQLLTGFNSASMMEEVRSSGEDFNYWSMPGLPLYMTFSGLFGILLAPLYVGLIYMVNKYNTKNPIEFSDLFIGYRQNFVNILIYSILSGIISSVAAALCFLPFLFVYPFLLLGYPILLFENASATEALGKSFNIAKENYVTFLFTTLLGGLISIAGIFLCGIGIILTAPFMMVVMYSTYCAFLGKPRQIMFKP is encoded by the coding sequence ATGTCTGAATTTAACGAATTTGATCAGCAAGGTTCTGTACCGGGTAGGGAAACGGGATCTATTATTTCGCATGCCTTTGAAATGTATAAAGGAGTCTTTGGCTATGCCGTTGTTGCTATGATAATCTATATGCTTGGCGGATATGTTATTCAGCTTCTTACCGGGTTCAATTCAGCTTCAATGATGGAGGAGGTAAGGTCTTCGGGGGAAGATTTTAATTACTGGAGTATGCCGGGATTACCGTTGTATATGACATTCTCAGGTCTTTTCGGGATTTTATTGGCTCCGTTGTATGTAGGATTGATTTATATGGTCAATAAGTACAATACTAAAAATCCGATAGAATTTTCTGACCTGTTTATCGGGTATCGTCAGAACTTCGTGAATATTCTGATCTACAGTATTCTTTCCGGAATTATTTCATCGGTTGCGGCAGCACTTTGCTTTTTGCCTTTCCTTTTTGTGTATCCTTTCCTGTTGCTGGGGTATCCTATTTTATTGTTTGAAAATGCTTCAGCTACTGAGGCTTTGGGGAAATCTTTCAATATTGCAAAGGAGAACTATGTAACGTTTCTTTTTACAACTTTACTGGGAGGATTAATCTCTATAGCTGGGATTTTTCTGTGCGGAATCGGAATTATTCTAACAGCTCCGTTTATGATGGTCGTAATGTATTCTACTTATTGTGCTTTTCTTGGAAAGCCGAGACAAATCATGTTTAAGCCATAA
- a CDS encoding PA0069 family radical SAM protein, which produces MQNENFIKGQGAQRNVINRFDRYTYEPEDEDLETVKTSFTEVFPKTIVNQVKSEDLPMEYSMNPYQGCEHGCSYCFARPTHEYWGYSAGIDFERKIMVKKNAPELLEKFFQKRGYKAAPILLSGNTDCYQPAERQFEITRKLLQLCLDYRHPVNVLTKNALVLRDLDILKPMAEQNLVSVSLSIPTINEELRRKMEPRTSSSHNKLKAVEILSEHTIPVHVMVAPVIPGLNSDEPLSILKKISDAGALSFGYTLVRLNDTVEPVFVNWIETHFPDRAQKVLNLIRSMRGGKLGDKRYFERQKGEGNIAEMIHNTFTIGRKKFFEGKEFPKLSTSNFTGARDQQLRLFD; this is translated from the coding sequence ATGCAAAACGAAAATTTCATAAAAGGTCAGGGAGCACAGCGGAACGTTATCAACCGTTTCGACAGGTATACCTATGAGCCTGAAGATGAAGATTTGGAAACGGTAAAGACTTCTTTTACCGAAGTTTTTCCTAAAACCATTGTCAACCAGGTCAAAAGTGAAGACCTGCCCATGGAGTATTCCATGAATCCTTACCAGGGATGTGAGCATGGATGTTCTTACTGTTTTGCCAGACCTACTCATGAATATTGGGGCTACAGTGCAGGAATTGATTTTGAAAGAAAAATCATGGTAAAAAAGAACGCTCCCGAATTATTGGAAAAGTTTTTTCAAAAAAGGGGGTATAAGGCGGCCCCCATTCTGCTGTCAGGAAATACAGACTGCTATCAGCCTGCTGAAAGACAATTTGAAATTACCAGAAAGCTGCTGCAGCTATGTCTTGATTACAGACATCCTGTCAATGTACTGACAAAAAATGCCTTGGTCCTTAGAGACTTGGATATTTTAAAACCGATGGCTGAGCAAAATCTGGTTTCCGTATCACTGAGTATTCCTACCATTAATGAAGAACTTAGACGGAAAATGGAACCGAGAACGAGCTCTTCTCATAATAAATTGAAAGCGGTAGAAATTCTTTCTGAGCATACTATTCCTGTGCATGTTATGGTTGCCCCTGTTATCCCGGGGCTGAACAGTGATGAGCCTTTGAGTATTTTAAAGAAAATTTCTGATGCAGGGGCTTTAAGCTTTGGATACACTTTAGTCCGCTTAAATGATACCGTTGAACCGGTCTTCGTCAATTGGATTGAAACCCATTTCCCTGACAGGGCACAGAAAGTGCTGAATCTGATCCGGTCGATGCGCGGTGGAAAACTGGGAGATAAAAGATATTTTGAAAGACAGAAAGGGGAAGGGAATATTGCCGAAATGATCCATAATACCTTTACAATAGGGAGGAAAAAGTTTTTTGAAGGGAAGGAGTTTCCCAAACTTTCAACATCCAACTTTACCGGAGCCCGGGATCAGCAGCTGAGATTGTTTGATTGA
- a CDS encoding aminotransferase class IV, producing the protein MSQFIESIKVEDQEIFLLDLHQKRVNQTFSHFGKEDSIDLAKIYKNLQHDEDGLFKLRISYDLDKRIRTQMIPYAIPEIQGFQLVENNSFDYSFKFEDRKELDKMKMKSKAEEILIVKNNHITDTSFSNLLFLKGKEWFTPTTYLLNGVQRQHLLKQKKIKEMEITLQNIKLFTHFQIINALNDFDDMFIYPIDRIINLPGNEEYLDL; encoded by the coding sequence ATGTCCCAATTCATTGAAAGCATTAAGGTAGAAGATCAGGAAATTTTCCTATTGGATCTACATCAGAAACGCGTAAATCAAACTTTTTCCCACTTTGGAAAAGAAGATTCCATTGACCTGGCTAAGATCTACAAAAATCTGCAACACGATGAAGATGGCCTTTTTAAACTGAGGATCTCCTACGATCTGGACAAAAGGATCCGGACACAGATGATCCCCTATGCCATTCCTGAAATACAGGGCTTCCAGCTGGTAGAAAACAACAGCTTTGATTATTCATTCAAGTTTGAGGACCGGAAAGAATTGGATAAAATGAAGATGAAGTCCAAAGCCGAAGAAATTCTTATCGTTAAGAATAATCATATTACCGACACTTCTTTTTCCAATCTTTTATTTTTAAAAGGCAAAGAATGGTTTACCCCAACGACCTATCTGCTGAATGGGGTACAAAGACAGCATCTTTTAAAGCAAAAAAAGATCAAAGAAATGGAGATCACCTTACAGAACATAAAGCTGTTCACCCATTTTCAAATCATTAATGCTTTAAATGATTTCGATGATATGTTTATTTATCCGATCGACAGAATTATCAATCTGCCCGGAAACGAAGAATATCTCGATCTTTAA
- a CDS encoding DUF2797 domain-containing protein, whose product MQFQGQILKMTSYDAKPIQYYLNLSGDLIHMNELLGKELSIKHIGFQCVNCGENKPVYRMGFCKNCFFESPYASDTIIRPELSTAHLGVAERDLEVEKEIQLQPHTVYLAYTGDVKVGVTRNTQIPTRWIDQGATFALPIARTENRYEAGMIEVALKEHLADKTNWKKMLQDDFEGEMDLADFQQKIKQHFPEDFQKFYSEGENLWKFDYPYERPEKVTSFTLDKKPEFTGRLTGIKGQYLGFEGGNFMNVRGHEGYVIEFEVRN is encoded by the coding sequence ATGCAGTTTCAAGGGCAAATTTTAAAGATGACGAGCTATGATGCTAAACCGATCCAATACTACCTCAATCTTTCAGGAGATCTGATCCATATGAATGAGTTGTTGGGAAAAGAGCTCAGCATAAAACATATCGGATTTCAGTGTGTGAACTGTGGTGAGAATAAACCGGTGTACAGGATGGGGTTCTGTAAAAACTGTTTTTTCGAAAGTCCCTATGCCAGTGATACCATTATTCGTCCTGAACTTTCTACAGCACATTTAGGGGTGGCAGAGCGTGATTTGGAAGTTGAAAAAGAAATCCAGCTCCAGCCGCATACGGTTTATCTGGCTTATACAGGAGATGTAAAAGTAGGAGTGACCAGAAACACCCAGATTCCTACAAGATGGATTGATCAGGGTGCTACTTTTGCCTTACCGATTGCAAGAACGGAAAACCGCTATGAAGCCGGAATGATAGAAGTAGCTTTAAAAGAGCATTTGGCCGATAAAACCAACTGGAAAAAAATGCTTCAGGATGATTTTGAAGGAGAAATGGATCTTGCAGATTTCCAGCAGAAGATTAAACAGCATTTTCCTGAGGATTTCCAAAAGTTCTACAGCGAAGGGGAAAATCTTTGGAAGTTTGATTATCCGTATGAAAGGCCCGAAAAAGTTACCTCGTTTACTTTGGATAAAAAACCTGAATTTACAGGCAGGCTTACAGGGATTAAAGGGCAGTATCTTGGATTTGAAGGGGGAAACTTTATGAATGTAAGAGGACATGAAGGATATGTCATCGAATTCGAGGTAAGGAATTAA
- a CDS encoding aminodeoxychorismate synthase component I: MFSMNHQKFMEMDELSLQKVPYFFVIDFLGQNVEIYLENEIEKSGLLIDFQEFSNKKKEQELPEKIEWKSFPEPLESFETGFDKVQKNIRLGNSYLVNYTRKTEIQTNLTLEEIFYHSNAKYKVFYKDFFVFFSPETFVKIIDGKIVTYPMKGTIDASLENAAEILKNDKKEKAEHYTVVDLLRNDLSMVADEVKVDQFQHIDFIKTQQKDLYAMSSEISGILKSEFSGKVGSIMKKLLPAGSILGAPKPKTLEIILEAEGYDRGYYTGVCGWFDGQNVDSCVMIRFIEKEGEQLYFKSGGGITHMSKLEDEYQEMKNKIYVPIH; this comes from the coding sequence ATGTTTTCAATGAATCATCAAAAATTTATGGAAATGGACGAGCTTTCTCTTCAGAAGGTTCCCTATTTTTTCGTTATCGACTTTCTGGGGCAGAACGTCGAAATCTACCTGGAAAACGAAATTGAAAAATCAGGCTTGTTGATTGATTTTCAAGAGTTTTCAAACAAAAAGAAAGAACAGGAATTACCTGAAAAAATAGAATGGAAATCATTTCCGGAACCCTTGGAAAGCTTTGAAACGGGATTTGACAAAGTTCAGAAAAATATCCGCCTGGGAAATTCCTATCTCGTTAATTATACAAGAAAAACCGAAATTCAGACCAATTTAACTTTAGAAGAAATTTTTTATCACTCAAATGCCAAGTATAAAGTTTTTTATAAAGATTTTTTTGTATTTTTTTCTCCGGAAACTTTTGTGAAGATCATTGACGGTAAAATTGTAACGTATCCCATGAAAGGAACGATAGATGCCTCGCTGGAAAATGCAGCAGAAATCTTGAAGAATGACAAAAAAGAAAAAGCAGAGCATTATACTGTGGTGGATCTTCTCCGGAATGATCTGAGTATGGTGGCTGATGAGGTAAAAGTAGATCAGTTTCAGCATATTGATTTTATCAAAACACAGCAAAAGGATCTGTATGCCATGAGTTCTGAAATTTCAGGAATACTGAAATCAGAATTTAGTGGAAAAGTAGGAAGTATTATGAAAAAGCTGCTTCCTGCCGGTTCAATTTTAGGGGCTCCCAAACCTAAAACACTGGAAATAATCCTTGAAGCGGAGGGATATGACAGAGGATATTATACGGGAGTCTGCGGATGGTTTGATGGCCAAAATGTAGACAGCTGTGTCATGATACGCTTTATTGAAAAAGAAGGAGAACAGCTCTATTTCAAAAGCGGAGGCGGTATAACGCACATGAGTAAATTAGAAGACGAATATCAGGAAATGAAAAATAAAATCTATGTCCCAATTCATTGA